From the Ammospiza caudacuta isolate bAmmCau1 chromosome 1, bAmmCau1.pri, whole genome shotgun sequence genome, the window AAAGGGACACCTAAAATGTCTCTGCTGCCTTCAAAAATAGTCTTAAGCAGTACTTTCTATGCAGTAACAGTCAGTTTTGAAAACTGTATTCAGCCTTCACTTGTAGTTAAGCATAGGCAGAAATGATTGCCTATGAGCACTGCCTATGCACTCACTGCAGAAGTTAACATTTACCTATATCAGACCCTTAAATTTACTATACATTTAAATAATATCAAAATGTCATTTCAATGTGGACAATATCTGGATTGTTTTGTCTCCTCCTAATCCAGAGAGCATCCAGGCTTAATCCAGAATGTCAAATGAAATGGAGATTAGGTGAAATAAACTTGTGGAAACACACAAGTTTTaagtttaattaattttaaatatattaatctATATTCATACTGAGCATTTTCCCCAAAGCACAACATCTATGCAGACAAGTCTGCCTAGATTTACTGTTTAGATGTGACAATGTTATCCTGCTATAGCATGTACTTCTGCTTTAGTTTAGTATTGGTTTTAAATTTTCAGATGTTTTAATTCAATCATTTAAACAGATCTAGTATGGCAGAATAGCATTGCCAGCCTTTGGTGTCTAGGGCATTTTGTGATTCCATTCTCTTGTCTTGATAAAAATCTTCACCTGGCAAATACATGGAATGCCTTAAAAACAGAGCAACCATTGTTATCTTCCCTTCCCTCACAACctaaaaaatattacaaaattagtattggcttttaaaaaattaatggaTGTAGCAGGTGTTCATTATATAGCAGTGGGGACTTATACTGGGGTCATGAGACTGCTAAGATTTTTAAGGTAGGTGGTCTATGTTTAATATTCTGTGGACAAAATTTTAATGTACTTGTTTTGCATAAATATTGTAAAGCAATAATAAATTCTTCTTATTGAATAAATGAAGCTTGTTCAGGAAATATTactattatttaataattttcagagACTTAAACAGTCAAATACACTCTGACAGCAGAACTGCTTGGAAGGTTGTGGGATATAGGCACTTCAGTAGCCACCTGAAGATTTCTAACTCAGTTTTAAGTGACATTAACAGCTATTGACATATTCAACAGTATTACAGTTTCTTAATGTTCCTCAAAAGagcatttacatttttacaagCATATTAATATTTGTTAATAAGGCATTTATTTTGTTGCTCTTcagaatttgtatttttgtctGTGTATTTATTTGCTGTACACTACTAATCTTCCAACTTTCTGttttgttaattttcttcatcaaTAACCATCCAGATAAAAGAAGTTCTCCCCCAAAGAACTCTGAAATCCTGCAgacaaaacataaaaatcagATCATGTATGTTTGCTTTATTGAGAAATTCTACCCAGAAGTTATTACGGTGACATGGACTGAAGACGAAAAGGAGGTAACAGACAACGTAGTAAAAGGTGACGCTTGGCAGGCCACAAAAGAGGAGGAATACTCAATTGCCAGTTGGTTAACCGTGCCAGCAGAGAGTGAAGACAAGAAATACTACTGCAAATATGAGCATGAAGGGAAAAGTACTTCACTGCCAACACAAGGTATATTCCACatgttaaaaatgtaatttggtGTACTATTATAAACatcatctttcttttctatGAAATTAGAGTAATAATGCTTTCTATTATTGATGAAGACATCTGTGCTCCTAGGCACAATAGCTAAAGTACCCAACTTGAGAAACTACCAGAAGTTTTCCCAGGAAAAGTATGTCAGCCTGTGTTATGGTCCACAAGTAAGCATCCCAttgtaacagaaaaataatagtTATTTTAAAGTAATGAACCTCATCAGATCTGCAGGTCCAACAGATCTACACTGAAACATGTCTGTTACTTTCCATATTACAGAAGTTTCTGGAAACAGTATTACCTCTCATAGCTTACAGGTTTAAGTCCCTCAGACACCCTCTGATATTAGTCACAGCTATAAAAAACTAAGAAGTTAAAAATTAGGTTACTTATAgcaagtttaaaaatgttacttACCCACAATCCAGAAATAGTAAGTTAATAGCCACgtataaaaataagattttgtttttaattgtgGAAGGATTCATTATGCAAAGCCAAATCTGAAAGACAATGCAACTTTAGAGAAAAATTAACTTCTACCCAATGAAAATTTTTCAAATCATCTATTAAAAAAGTTGTCTAAATTGGTTTAGATTAATCTTCTCTCCATACCCATCTCTGCTTAACTTGCTAAAAATTAGCCTAACTCCAATGAGTGAGACCATGGCCATAAACAACAATTATATTTCAACCTTCAAAATATATTctgacaaaaatatattttaagctTATTTAGATTGAGGATGTATTTAGAGATGCAATATAAATGTCTTTAATGTTTGTATCAATGCATACAAACAACATGACCAAGAACAAACTCCAATTTGCTACTTCAAGAACAAAAAGGAtgtattttagagaaaaaaaaaaaaaaacagcaccaAGATTCCCAGTAGGGGAATTCTCAGTAGTTCTTTTCTGTTAAACAACCACTAAAATATTAACATATTAACTGAAGTCTCTTCCAATGTAAATGATTCTTCGTTTCTGAGAACAGCAGGTTATGAAAGCAAGTGGACTTCAGCTTCTTCACTGACAAGGTCAGGTGGTCAAACTGACTCCTGTTCCAAATAAAAGGACTTTGCCAAGGAACAGCCTAATGGGCACACTCCTGAAAGGGCAAAGACACTTCTCCCACTTATGGCAACAAATACCCAGCCACTTCTTTGAGCATTTCTCCTCTTCAAATTCTCTCTGCAAATAAATATCTTGTGAATATCTGCTTTGCCGACCCATCTTAAGGctccatttttttatttaatactaACTTCCCATTTTCCCAGCCTTGTTCCTGTAcagcctcttttttcccttatttctcAATTAATGTTtgttaaaattaaagaaaagccTAACTGAGGCATTTAAACTCTCTTTCcagaagattctgtgaagaCTTCTCAGGACGAGGACTGCAGAACAGTTTTTAGTAGAGGTAATTTAATGTGTTAAAAGGTGGGAAAGTGATTCGTGTCATGCAAGAGTTAGATTTTGCTAAATATTATGTGAACATCACAAAATTTATCTTTCTTAGTAGTATGCAGGAAATCTTTCAAGCATGGGATTGGCGATTCAAAAACATTTCAGCGCTACTCTTAACTAACTTCTTATTAGGGGCTCTCCTACCTTTATCAGATAGCTTTAGTAAGATGCTACAGATGCTGTTTGGGCTCCTAGATTATTAGCCTGCATTAAGCACCACcaagtttttaaaaacttgGAGTAGTTAAACACTTTGGCTGATGCTACATCAGCCTAGCAATTGCCCAGAActttgaacaattttttttcttttgcttgaaTGGTATTTAGGAAGAATCATCATCAGcaattattttcaataaatacAACACAAAAGGATTTAAACAAACATTGTACTAACTGCACTACAGAAGCACTACAGTTATGCTTTTGTCTTTACAAGGAAGTACAACCCAGTGACACTGAGAGTCAGTTTAGTGCTGAAAGCCCACTAAGTCTAGAACTCATTAGCAGTGCAAAGCCATTTAAAGAACAGAACAGATTTTGTATGTGTTTATGCTGTGCACTGGTGTCAATGTAATTGCAGCTGTAAACTGACTGCATTGTTCCATTTCTATCCATTTTTAGAATGCTCTACAAGGTTGACAAGACTTTTCTGTCTATTTGTTACAGATCAGTTAATGCACAGGACAGCATATTTAGTATACATCATCCTTCTTCTGAAGAGCTCCATGTACAATATTATACTCTTCTTCATCTTCAGAATGTGGGCTTACACCAAGCACCGAGGAAAGAAAGCATAAATGCTGTTTTAAGAAAGGCTACAAACTGATCTTCAATTTGCTTAGCAGTGCGTTTATCCATATAGAATCCCCTGCTCTCAGTGTTAGATGTAacggcaaaaaaaaaattccaaaataattttacgTTATTAGTGCATAAAGGCTCATTTTGCTTTACTGCTAGTGTTTCTCTATCAGTcttgttttcttaatttttttctgaatattgaCTAAAAGTAGGCAGTAGTAATAATGCATTTTATTCCAAGTCCATATTGCAAAATGAAGAAGGTAGCCATGTCAGAAGTAGCTATGCATCCAGAAGCTTGGGGGTATAACAGCACTTTTGACATATAAAGCACAGATGTGTTTTGTAATTGCATTTAAGGCTTAATTAGGAGCATTCCTGTGCAGTAAATTCACAGGTTTGGTTAATTTTTACTTTCAGTGACTTGTTGCAACTCTCATGTATCCAACAAAtgaggaattaatttttctgaagcTGTATGCTGTAATAGACAATTAAACTAAACTTTAAAAAGTGAACAAAAGAATTTTGAATGAAGAAGTCAGATGAGAATAAAAGCAATTCTAAGGTGCACATGTGCAGAAATTGAAGAAATCCACCAGTGACACAGTCTGAAAATCTGCCtattgtaattaaaaaaaaagaaaactatcaCAATGCTCATGATCATCACCTTGTTTAAAGACACTTTTAAAACTGAACAAAACTACAAGTATGAATCTCTGATTttcacaaaggaagaaaaattctcAGAGACTTTGAACTCTTAATCTCCCAGTTCCACACATCAATTCCTTTCAAATTTATGTGGAAAAATAGGAAGTAGACATATTGGGATAAGTCACTTGCTTGGTTTTGGGCAAAACACTGCCCTAGGTTTTGGAGATATGCCCCAGCAGCATTTACATTCACTGTGTCTGTAATTGTGATGGCAATAAAAGCTTTCCTCCAGCTGTCTTTATGAGGCCTGTGTTTGTTCTCCAGCATTTCCACAGCCTGTACAAAGATGTCTAGAAAACCTGATTAATTTCTCTGTTCATATAAATTTCTCAGGAAATCAAAAGTCCTTAAAACA encodes:
- the LOC131564573 gene encoding immunoglobulin lambda-1 light chain-like; translated protein: MLLPPLLALAAAWSYGQAQVILKQREVSITRGHKTTASMDCIAEGIPDFQYANIHWYRQVAAKAPERILYIGPSAVSYDDNAYRNKYSSSKKGTNVCTLTIKDINSNDVGSYYCAYWHSVTGYYNKVFGSGTKLIVSDKRSSPPKNSEILQTKHKNQIMYVCFIEKFYPEVITVTWTEDEKEVTDNVVKGDAWQATKEEEYSIASWLTVPAESEDKKYYCKYEHEGKSTSLPTQEDSVKTSQDEDCRTVFSRDQLMHRTAYLVYIILLLKSSMYNIILFFIFRMWAYTKHRGKKA